The DNA region GCGGAAATCGCGCGGAGAACCGGGGCGGCGGAGTAACCCCTGGTCAGTGCGCCGCGACGGTGACCGGCTGGCCCTGCTGTTCCTGGGCCAGCCGCTCCCAGTTCACGCGGCGGCGGCGCCACTCGAACACGAGCACCTTGGCGATCTCCTCCAGGATGCGGGCCAGGAACACGCCCCACACGCCCAGCGGCGTGTACAGGCCCAGCCAGATCGCCAGCGGCAGCCCCACGATCAGTGCGCCGATCACGTCGCCGATGATGACGCCCTGCGCGTCCCCGGCGCTGGGGAGAATGCCGCCGCCCACGATCATGTTCCGGACCTTGAAGATCTGCGCGGCCGCGGTGATCAGCACGCCCAGCACGGCGATGTGCTGCACCTCCGGGCCAACCTTCGGGAACACCAGGGGAATGACCAGGCTGCTCAGGGCGAACAGCGCGCCGAAGAGCAGCGCCGTGAGCAGCCCCGCGCGCGTCAGGCGGTCAATCCAGGTACGGGCCGCCTGGGCGTCCCCCGCGCCGAGGCTCTGACCGATGAACACGGTGGCCGCGCTCATCAGGCCGAAGCTGCCGACGATGAAGATGCCCTCCAGCGTGCCCACGATCTGGCTGGCGGCGAGCGCCTCGGTGCCCACGCGGGCGTACACGGCGGCGTACAGGAAGCCGCCCAGCGTCCACACGAACTCCGTGAAGGCCAGCGGGGCGCTGAGGGTGACGAGCGGCCCGGTCAGGGCACCCCACTCGTCGCCGCGGGGCAGTTCGAAGTGCACCAGCCGCCGCGCGCCGTATAGCTGCCAGGCCAGGTGCACGGCCTTGTACACGTTGGCGGCCACGACCGCCCAGGCCGCGCCGATCAGGCCCAGTTCCGGGAAGGGACCGGCGCCGAACACCAGGCCGTACGCGAGGATCGCCTCCAGCACCACGCTGATCACGGTGGCGACCAGAGGCGTGCGGGCGTGCCCGAGGCTGCGCAGCGCGCCGCTGAACACCCACCCGAGCAGGCCGGGCACCAGGGCCAGCATGAACACCTGCATGTAGGGCGTGGCGGCCGCAGTGACGTCCGGGGCGCCGCCCGCGAGGCGCAGCAGGGTGCCGGCGCCGGTCACGATGGGCACGGTGAGGACCGCGCCGAGCAGCGTGGCGAGCAGGGCCGCGGCGGCCAGGGCGTGATTGATACCGCGCCGGTCGTTCGCGCCGGAGCGGCGGGCGATGAGGATGCTGGTGCCAGACCCGATGGCGCCCAGCGTGACGAAGAACATGAAGCTCAGGCTGCCGCTGAGGCCCACGGCGGCGACCGACACGGCGCCCAGGGTGCCGACGATGATCTGGTTGATGAAGCTGAGCAGCAGCTGGATGACCATTTCCAGGCTGACGGGCACGGCTATCTTCGCGATTTCCCGGTTAGGGTTGAGGGGGGCGCCTGGCATACGGCGTCAGAGTAGTGGAGGCGCGGGGGCGGGACGTCCGCCATGTGGCGCATGCCTGGGCAGGTCCGCGCGCGGGTGACAGGTGCCGGCAGGGAACCGCAGGACATTGAATCGACCACTTGAGTTTTCAATTGCAAAATATCCAGACTTCTTTCTTGACATTCAATAAGTCGGGCGCAGAGAATGCAGGCAGGTACTTCCCCATGACCCAGGACGCCACGCCCGCCCCCCTGATCCCCGCCACCAGCTGGGCGATCATCGACTCCACCCTCCGCGAGGGCGAACAGTTCGCCCGGGGCAACTTCAAACGCGACGACAAGATCGAGATCGCCCGGGCCCTCGACGCGTTCGGCGTGGAATTCATCGAAGTGACCACCCCCATGGTCAGCCAGCAGACCCACGACGACATCCGCCGCCTGACCAGCCTGGGCCTGCGCAGCAGGTTCCTCACCCACGTCCGCTGCACCATGGAAGACGTGCAGCGCGCCGCGGACACCGGCGTGCACGGCCTGGACCTGCTGTTCGGCACCAGCAGCTTCCTGCGCGAATTCAGCCACGGCAAGAGCATCCCGCAGATCATCACCGCCGCCGAAAAGGTCATCGGGTGGCTGCGCCACCACCACCCGGGGCTACAACTGCGCTTCAGCGCCGAGGACACCTTCCGCAGCGAGGAAACCGACCTGATGGCCGTGTACCGCGCCGTGTCCGACATGGGCGTGCACCGCGTCGGCCTGGCCGACACGGTGGGCGTCGCCACGCCCCGGCAGGTGTACGCCCTGGTCCGCGAGGTCCGCAAGGTGATCGCGCCCGACTGCGGCATCGAATTCCACGGGCACAACGACACCGGCTGCGCGGTGAGCAATGCCTACGAGGCCGTGGAGGCCGGCGCCACCCACATCGACACCACCATTCTCGGCATCGGCGAACGCAACGGCATCACGCCCCTGGGCGGCTTCCTGGCGCGCATGTTCACCTTCGACCCGCAGGGTCTGATGGACAAGTACCAGCTGCCCCTGCTGCCCGAACTGGACAACATGATCGCCCGGATGGTCGGCCTGCCCATCCCCTGGAACAACTACCTGACCGGCGAGTTCGCGTACAACCACAAGGCCGGCATGCACCTCAAGGCCATCTACCTCAACCCCGGCGCGTACGAGGTGATCCCCCCGGAACTGTTCGGCGTGGGCCGCAGCATCCAGGCGGCCAGCAAGATCACCGGCAAGCACGCCATCGCCTTCCGCGCCCGCGAACTGGGCCTGCACTACGGCGAGGACGCCCTCCGGCGCGTCACCGACCACATCAAGGCCCTGGCCGAGGACGGCGACCTGGACGACGCGCACCTGGAACAGGTCCTGCGCGAATGGGTCAGCGCTTAACCCGGCAGTCAGGCAGGGGGACGCCCGGTCCGGGCTGAGCGTGTTGAAATGGCGGGCATGACGTCCGACGCGCCGCCCGCCGTGTTCATGACCTTCTCCCCCGCGGGCGGGGGCGGGGGGAAACCGGTGGCGGTGTTCGCAGGCGGCCACGGGGACCCTGCAGCGCGGGCCGCATCGGCCGGGGCGCCGCTGTCGGTGTTCGTGACCGCGCAGGACGACCTGAACGTGCACCTGGAGCTGTTCACGCCGCAGGGGCGCCGGGGCAGTTCGGATTCCGGGGCGCTGGCGGCCCTGGTCTTCCTGCAGGAGCGCGGCGGCATGGGGGACGCGCTGAGCGTGCACATGGGCGGCGAGGAGTTCAGCGCGCAGTGGTGCACGGGGGAATGGTCACTGCTGCAGGGCACCGCGACGGTGCACGAGGTTGAGGCCGACCTGTCCCCGCTGGGGCTGCTGGCGCGTCCGGCGTGGGTGGCGTCGGCCGGCCGGCCGAACCTGGTGGTTCAGCTGCCGGACCTGGAGGCCCTGACGGCCTTCCGGCCGGATGCGGAGGCGATCAGGGCCGTGAACCGGGCCACCGGCACGACCGGCCTGGTGCTGTTCACGCCGGGCGGCACGGGCCGCGCGGACGTGAGCCTGCGGTGTTTCGGGCCGTTGAAGGGCTTTCTGGAGGACGCGGCGAGCAGCAACATGTTCGCGTGCCTGACCGGGGTGCTGTGTGCGGGCGCCT from Deinococcus ficus includes:
- the lysS gene encoding homocitrate synthase, coding for MTQDATPAPLIPATSWAIIDSTLREGEQFARGNFKRDDKIEIARALDAFGVEFIEVTTPMVSQQTHDDIRRLTSLGLRSRFLTHVRCTMEDVQRAADTGVHGLDLLFGTSSFLREFSHGKSIPQIITAAEKVIGWLRHHHPGLQLRFSAEDTFRSEETDLMAVYRAVSDMGVHRVGLADTVGVATPRQVYALVREVRKVIAPDCGIEFHGHNDTGCAVSNAYEAVEAGATHIDTTILGIGERNGITPLGGFLARMFTFDPQGLMDKYQLPLLPELDNMIARMVGLPIPWNNYLTGEFAYNHKAGMHLKAIYLNPGAYEVIPPELFGVGRSIQAASKITGKHAIAFRARELGLHYGEDALRRVTDHIKALAEDGDLDDAHLEQVLREWVSA
- a CDS encoding PhzF family phenazine biosynthesis protein — protein: MTSDAPPAVFMTFSPAGGGGGKPVAVFAGGHGDPAARAASAGAPLSVFVTAQDDLNVHLELFTPQGRRGSSDSGALAALVFLQERGGMGDALSVHMGGEEFSAQWCTGEWSLLQGTATVHEVEADLSPLGLLARPAWVASAGRPNLVVQLPDLEALTAFRPDAEAIRAVNRATGTTGLVLFTPGGTGRADVSLRCFGPLKGFLEDAASSNMFACLTGVLCAGAFLEAGVQIIRGAQVMPGRPARLTAQFTPVPGGAEAVWVGGPVARVGG
- a CDS encoding MATE family efflux transporter produces the protein MPGAPLNPNREIAKIAVPVSLEMVIQLLLSFINQIIVGTLGAVSVAAVGLSGSLSFMFFVTLGAIGSGTSILIARRSGANDRRGINHALAAAALLATLLGAVLTVPIVTGAGTLLRLAGGAPDVTAAATPYMQVFMLALVPGLLGWVFSGALRSLGHARTPLVATVISVVLEAILAYGLVFGAGPFPELGLIGAAWAVVAANVYKAVHLAWQLYGARRLVHFELPRGDEWGALTGPLVTLSAPLAFTEFVWTLGGFLYAAVYARVGTEALAASQIVGTLEGIFIVGSFGLMSAATVFIGQSLGAGDAQAARTWIDRLTRAGLLTALLFGALFALSSLVIPLVFPKVGPEVQHIAVLGVLITAAAQIFKVRNMIVGGGILPSAGDAQGVIIGDVIGALIVGLPLAIWLGLYTPLGVWGVFLARILEEIAKVLVFEWRRRRVNWERLAQEQQGQPVTVAAH